A single window of Longimicrobium sp. DNA harbors:
- the dnaK gene encoding molecular chaperone DnaK — translation MAKVIGIDLGTTNSVVAVMEGGDPVVIPNAEGGRTTPSVVAFTKDGERLVGQVARRQAITNPTNTVFSIKRFVGRKAGEVSEEQKKVPYKVTSGANGMAQVEIPNTGKTYTPPEISAMILQKMKQTAEDYLGQTVTQAVITVPAYFNDAQRQATKDAGKVAGLEVLRIINEPTAAALAYGLDKKKDEKIAVYDLGGGTYDISVLELGEGVFEVKATNGDTHLGGDDFDQRVIDWLVEEFRKDQGIDLSKDPMALQRLKEAAEKAKMELSTTMSTDINLPFITATQEGPKHLNVTLSRAKFESLVDDLVQRTIGPMEKALKDAGLKPGEIDEVILVGGSTRIPKIQEVVKTFFGKDPHRGVNPDEVVAVGAAIQGGVLAGEVKDVLLLDVIPLSLGIETLGGVFTKLIERNTTIPTKKSETFSTAEDSQTTVEIHVLQGEREMAMYNKTIGKFQLTGIPPAPRGMPQVEVTFDIDANGILHVSAKDRATGKEQKIRIEASSGMSEAEIERMVKDAEAHASEDKGRREAVEARNQLDSMVYRVEKDSAEWQDKLDESAKTGLNEAMERARKALKQDDLGEVRGATEALQQAFAAAGASIYAAQQATADPGADAGFSGGATAGAGFDDDATDRATVPQDDVIEADYEIVEDDKK, via the coding sequence ATGGCGAAGGTCATTGGGATCGATCTTGGGACCACCAACTCCGTCGTCGCCGTGATGGAAGGCGGCGACCCAGTGGTGATCCCCAACGCCGAAGGCGGGCGCACCACCCCCTCGGTGGTCGCCTTCACCAAGGACGGGGAGCGCCTGGTGGGCCAGGTGGCCCGCCGCCAGGCGATCACCAACCCCACCAACACCGTCTTCTCCATCAAGCGCTTCGTGGGCCGCAAGGCCGGCGAGGTGAGCGAGGAGCAGAAGAAGGTGCCGTACAAGGTCACGTCGGGGGCCAACGGGATGGCGCAGGTGGAGATCCCCAACACGGGGAAGACCTACACGCCGCCCGAGATCTCGGCGATGATCCTCCAGAAGATGAAGCAGACCGCGGAGGACTACCTCGGCCAGACCGTCACGCAGGCCGTGATCACCGTGCCCGCGTACTTCAACGACGCGCAGCGGCAGGCCACCAAGGACGCCGGCAAGGTGGCGGGGCTGGAGGTGCTGCGCATCATCAACGAGCCCACCGCCGCCGCGCTGGCGTACGGGCTCGACAAGAAGAAGGACGAGAAGATCGCCGTGTACGACCTGGGCGGCGGCACCTACGACATCTCGGTGCTGGAGCTGGGCGAGGGCGTCTTCGAGGTGAAGGCCACCAACGGCGACACCCACCTGGGCGGCGACGACTTCGACCAGCGCGTGATCGACTGGCTGGTGGAGGAGTTCCGCAAGGACCAGGGGATCGACCTTTCCAAGGACCCGATGGCGCTCCAGCGCCTCAAGGAGGCCGCGGAGAAGGCGAAGATGGAGCTGTCGACCACCATGTCGACGGACATCAACCTCCCCTTCATCACGGCGACGCAGGAAGGCCCCAAGCACCTGAACGTGACGCTGAGCCGCGCCAAGTTCGAGTCGCTGGTGGACGACCTGGTGCAGCGCACCATCGGGCCGATGGAGAAGGCGCTCAAGGACGCCGGGCTGAAGCCGGGTGAGATCGACGAGGTGATCCTGGTGGGCGGCTCCACCCGAATCCCCAAGATCCAGGAAGTGGTCAAGACCTTCTTCGGCAAGGACCCGCACCGCGGCGTCAACCCAGACGAGGTGGTGGCCGTGGGCGCGGCGATCCAGGGCGGCGTGCTGGCCGGCGAGGTCAAGGACGTGCTGCTGCTGGACGTGATCCCGCTGTCGCTGGGGATCGAGACGCTGGGCGGCGTGTTCACCAAGCTGATCGAGCGCAACACCACCATCCCCACCAAGAAGTCGGAGACGTTCTCGACGGCCGAGGACAGCCAGACGACGGTGGAGATCCACGTGCTGCAGGGTGAGCGCGAGATGGCGATGTACAACAAGACCATCGGCAAATTCCAGCTCACGGGGATTCCGCCGGCACCGCGCGGCATGCCGCAGGTGGAGGTCACCTTCGACATCGACGCGAACGGCATACTGCACGTGTCCGCCAAGGACCGGGCGACGGGCAAGGAGCAGAAGATCCGCATCGAGGCCAGCAGCGGGATGAGCGAGGCGGAGATCGAGCGGATGGTCAAGGACGCGGAGGCCCACGCCAGCGAGGACAAGGGGCGCCGCGAGGCCGTGGAGGCCCGCAACCAGCTCGACTCCATGGTCTACCGCGTGGAAAAGGACTCGGCCGAGTGGCAGGACAAGCTGGACGAGTCCGCCAAGACGGGGCTGAACGAGGCGATGGAGCGTGCCCGCAAGGCGCTGAAGCAGGACGACCTGGGCGAGGTGCGCGGGGCCACGGAGGCGCTTCAGCAGGCCTTTGCCGCGGCGGGCGCCAGCATCTACGCGGCGCAGCAGGCCACCGCCGATCCGGGCGCCGACGCCGGCTTCTCGGGCGGCGCCACGGCAGGCGCCGGCTTCGACGACGACGCCACGGACCGCGCCACCGTCCCGCAGGACGACGTGATCGAGGCGGACTACGAGATCGTCGAGGACGACAAGAAGTAA
- a CDS encoding BsuPI-related putative proteinase inhibitor, translating to MDLAVPAEVRQGDVVPLRLTARNTGTRPLTLEMGDSAYSFDFVVTGSDGGELWSRMHHVEAIPLALRERQLPPGGEIVFMDDWDLRDNRGCPVPPGRYTLHALIDADTMPHRMLRTPSRTLIVAPRQAIGAGAAKCARGRRDVSWADDPSYVGSLSATRYDEYS from the coding sequence ATGGACCTGGCTGTGCCTGCCGAGGTGCGGCAGGGCGACGTGGTCCCGCTCCGTCTGACGGCCCGAAACACCGGAACCCGTCCGCTCACACTTGAGATGGGCGACAGCGCCTACAGCTTCGATTTCGTGGTCACTGGCTCGGATGGCGGCGAGTTGTGGTCGCGCATGCACCACGTCGAGGCGATCCCCCTGGCCCTGCGCGAGCGGCAGTTGCCTCCGGGCGGTGAAATCGTCTTCATGGATGACTGGGATCTGCGCGACAACCGCGGGTGCCCTGTACCCCCGGGCCGCTACACCCTTCACGCCTTGATCGACGCCGATACGATGCCGCACCGAATGCTCAGGACGCCGTCCCGAACCTTGATAGTCGCGCCGCGCCAGGCGATTGGGGCGGGCGCTGCGAAGTGCGCACGGGGGCGGCGCGACGTATCTTGGGCGGATGATCCGTCCTACGTCGGCTCACTGTCGGCAACGAGGTACGATGAGTACTCCTGA
- a CDS encoding purine-nucleoside phosphorylase: MTAGAANDIHETITFLRERVTRAPHAILVLGSGLGGLADEIEDAVRIPFGDIPGFPRRTQELAGHAGTLVVGRWAGVEVATMQGRFHLYEGWQPRDVALPVRALVALGAEVMLLTNAAGGVRPGMTPGDLMIIADHINLMGSNPLIGAVLPGEQRFPDMSDPYDSGFRRIAEEVALELGIPVSQGVYAGLPGPSYETPAEIRMLARLGADAVGMSTVPEVIVGRALGVRCFGISCITNLAAGLGGSHLSHDEVMEVGARVRDRLAALVRGVLPRIAGPNLPSEAAT, from the coding sequence ATGACGGCCGGTGCCGCGAACGACATCCACGAGACGATCACCTTTCTGCGCGAGCGGGTGACGCGCGCGCCGCACGCCATCCTGGTGCTCGGCTCCGGCCTCGGCGGCCTGGCCGACGAGATCGAGGACGCCGTGCGCATCCCCTTCGGCGACATCCCCGGCTTTCCGCGGCGGACGCAGGAGCTGGCGGGCCACGCGGGGACGCTGGTGGTGGGGCGCTGGGCCGGCGTCGAAGTGGCGACGATGCAGGGCCGCTTCCACCTGTACGAAGGATGGCAGCCGCGCGACGTCGCCCTTCCCGTCCGCGCGCTGGTGGCGCTGGGCGCGGAAGTCATGCTACTGACCAACGCGGCCGGTGGGGTGCGCCCCGGGATGACGCCGGGCGACCTGATGATCATCGCCGATCACATCAACCTGATGGGGAGCAACCCGCTGATCGGCGCGGTGCTGCCGGGCGAGCAGCGCTTCCCCGACATGAGCGACCCCTACGACTCCGGCTTCCGCCGCATCGCCGAGGAGGTGGCGCTGGAGCTGGGCATTCCGGTTTCGCAGGGGGTGTACGCGGGACTCCCCGGCCCCAGCTACGAGACGCCTGCCGAGATCCGCATGCTTGCCCGCCTGGGAGCCGACGCGGTGGGGATGTCCACCGTGCCCGAGGTGATCGTGGGTCGGGCACTGGGGGTGCGCTGCTTCGGGATCTCGTGCATCACGAACCTGGCCGCGGGGCTGGGCGGCTCGCATCTTTCGCACGACGAGGTGATGGAGGTGGGCGCCCGCGTCCGCGACCGGCTTGCGGCGCTGGTGCGCGGCGTGCTGCCGCGGATCGCGGGGCCGAACCTGCCTTCGGAGGCCGCGACCTGA